In Streptomyces dangxiongensis, one DNA window encodes the following:
- the mltG gene encoding endolytic transglycosylase MltG: MRTKTPPRSTIRLTRRGRLALVVAGAVVAGTAVAVPLLTLVSYHEEAKPATLVIPEGWRANQVYDAVDKALELPPGSTRKSLGKAALKLPGEAEGNPEGYLFPATYPIRKGATPQSLMQLMVDTANKKYDGAPVAAGAQRSAMNVYQAVTIASIVQAEAATKEDMGKVARVVLNRLNRGMPLQMDSTLNYALNRSTLRTSQDDLRIESPYNSYQRMGLPPTPIDNPGDDAMRAVLNPTPGDWLYFVTVKPGDTRFTADYAAHLSNVAEFNALHRRVGTAQPPSGSPQQSPASAQPPVR, encoded by the coding sequence ATGCGCACGAAGACTCCGCCACGGAGCACGATCCGACTGACACGCCGGGGCAGACTCGCCCTCGTCGTGGCCGGCGCCGTCGTCGCCGGCACCGCCGTGGCGGTGCCGCTGCTGACACTGGTGAGCTACCACGAGGAGGCGAAGCCGGCCACGCTCGTCATCCCGGAGGGCTGGCGCGCCAACCAGGTCTACGACGCGGTCGACAAGGCACTCGAACTGCCGCCGGGAAGCACCCGCAAGTCCCTCGGCAAGGCCGCCCTGAAACTGCCGGGCGAGGCCGAGGGCAACCCCGAGGGATATCTCTTCCCGGCGACGTATCCCATCCGGAAAGGGGCGACGCCCCAATCCCTGATGCAGCTCATGGTCGACACCGCGAACAAGAAGTACGACGGCGCACCGGTCGCGGCCGGAGCCCAGCGCAGCGCGATGAACGTCTACCAGGCCGTCACCATCGCCAGCATCGTCCAGGCCGAGGCCGCGACGAAGGAGGACATGGGCAAGGTGGCCCGGGTCGTCCTCAACCGGCTGAACCGCGGGATGCCGCTCCAGATGGACTCCACCCTCAACTACGCGCTGAACCGCAGCACCCTGCGCACCAGCCAGGACGACCTCCGGATCGAGAGCCCCTACAACTCCTACCAGCGCATGGGCCTGCCGCCGACACCGATCGACAACCCCGGCGACGACGCGATGCGCGCCGTGCTCAACCCGACACCGGGCGACTGGCTGTACTTCGTCACCGTCAAGCCCGGGGACACCCGCTTCACCGCGGACTACGCCGCACACCTGAGCAACGTGGCGGAGTTCAACGCCCTGCACCGGCGCGTGGGGACGGCACAACCGCCCAGCGGCAGCCCGCAGCAGTCCCCGGCCTCCGCGCAGCCCCCGGTCCGCTGA
- a CDS encoding NAD(P)-binding domain-containing protein has translation MNATREVEVVVAGAGQAGLAGAYHLRRGGFEPDRDFVVLDRSPRPGGAWQYRWPSLTYGKVHGMHALPGMELTDADPARPSAEVIGEYFGRYERAFDLRVRRPVDVRAVREGDGGRLLVETSDGVWSTRALINATGTWSRPFRPRYPGQEDFRGRQLHTAQYAGPEEFAGRRVVVVGGGASGTQHLLEIAPYAAATTWVTRRPPVFREGPFDQEAGRAAVALVEERVRRGLPPRSVVSVTGLPLTDAVQQGLADGVLARQPMFDRITPDGVEWRDGRHVAADVILWATGFRAALDHLTPLRLREPGGGIRVEGTRVVADPRIHLTGYGPSASTVGANRAGRAAVRDIRGLLAGEPVAA, from the coding sequence GTGAACGCAACGCGCGAGGTCGAGGTCGTCGTCGCAGGTGCCGGTCAGGCGGGTCTGGCCGGCGCCTATCATCTGCGCCGCGGCGGTTTCGAGCCGGACCGCGACTTCGTCGTCCTCGACCGCTCCCCCCGGCCGGGCGGTGCCTGGCAGTACCGGTGGCCGTCCCTGACGTACGGCAAGGTCCACGGGATGCACGCGCTGCCCGGCATGGAGCTGACGGACGCCGACCCGGCGCGGCCCTCGGCGGAGGTGATCGGGGAGTACTTCGGCCGGTACGAGCGGGCGTTCGACCTCCGGGTGCGGCGCCCCGTCGACGTACGCGCCGTACGCGAGGGCGACGGAGGACGGCTGCTGGTGGAGACCTCGGACGGCGTCTGGTCGACGCGGGCGCTGATCAACGCGACCGGCACCTGGAGCCGTCCGTTCCGGCCGCGCTACCCCGGCCAGGAGGACTTCCGCGGGCGGCAGTTGCACACCGCGCAGTACGCCGGACCCGAGGAGTTCGCCGGGCGGCGGGTCGTGGTCGTGGGCGGCGGGGCCTCGGGCACCCAGCATCTGCTGGAGATCGCCCCGTACGCCGCCGCGACCACCTGGGTGACCCGACGGCCCCCGGTGTTCCGGGAGGGGCCGTTCGATCAGGAGGCGGGTCGCGCGGCGGTCGCGCTGGTGGAGGAGCGGGTGCGCCGGGGGCTGCCCCCGCGCAGCGTGGTCTCCGTCACCGGACTGCCCCTGACCGACGCCGTCCAGCAGGGCCTGGCCGACGGCGTGCTGGCGCGGCAGCCGATGTTCGACCGGATCACCCCCGACGGCGTGGAGTGGCGGGACGGCCGGCACGTGGCCGCCGACGTCATCCTGTGGGCGACCGGTTTCCGGGCCGCGCTCGACCATCTCACTCCGCTGCGACTGCGTGAGCCGGGCGGCGGCATCCGCGTCGAGGGCACCCGGGTGGTCGCCGACCCGCGGATCCATCTGACCGGTTACGGCCCCTCGGCGAGCACCGTCGGCGCCAACCGCGCCGGGCGCGCGGCCGTCCGGGACATCAGGGGGCTGCTGGCCGGGGAGCCGGTCGCCGCGTGA
- a CDS encoding secondary thiamine-phosphate synthase enzyme YjbQ — MSDAFTTRMLNVSTGSRERVVDLTADCEEFLREAAAGRDGLLNIFVPHATAGIAVMETGSGSDDDLLAALHTLLPADDRWQHRHGSPGHGRDHVMPAIVPPHATLPVIGGRLELGTWQSVCLVDTNKDNPDRRVRLSFLG, encoded by the coding sequence ATGTCCGATGCTTTCACCACGCGCATGCTGAACGTCTCCACCGGTTCCCGGGAACGCGTCGTCGACCTCACCGCCGACTGCGAGGAGTTCCTGCGAGAGGCCGCCGCCGGCCGCGACGGTCTGCTCAACATCTTCGTCCCGCACGCCACCGCCGGAATCGCCGTCATGGAGACGGGCTCCGGAAGCGACGACGACCTCCTCGCGGCCCTGCACACCCTGCTCCCCGCCGACGACCGGTGGCAGCACCGGCACGGCAGCCCCGGCCACGGCCGCGACCACGTCATGCCGGCCATCGTCCCGCCGCACGCGACCCTCCCGGTGATCGGCGGGCGTCTGGAACTGGGCACCTGGCAGTCGGTGTGCCTGGTGGACACCAACAAGGACAATCCCGACCGCCGGGTACGGCTGAGCTTCCTCGGCTGA
- a CDS encoding helix-turn-helix transcriptional regulator, with the protein MRLDRAYERMATVAVAALHEREPERLWPLLTGTLADLCGGEAAIHKPDDWSESEGTIGTVPDAAAAELARLGDADLALLRAGYPFARHYALRSDRTPVTAYRAVGGTWPDSPTARLLAGALDVDHVLGVPLPGSAAPITGCLVYRAGTDFTDDHLMMAERAQPLLAAVERQRQLLQEWRRALGAAGAPDQRAADCALTPRETSVLLLLTDALKADAIGRRLGISVRTVHKHVENIYRKLGTRDRVGTVLRAQRLGLVPAPRPPASARTRST; encoded by the coding sequence GTGCGGCTGGACAGGGCCTACGAACGCATGGCGACGGTCGCGGTGGCGGCGCTGCACGAACGGGAGCCCGAGCGGCTGTGGCCCCTGCTGACCGGGACGCTCGCGGACCTGTGCGGCGGTGAGGCGGCCATCCACAAACCGGACGACTGGAGCGAGAGCGAGGGCACGATCGGTACGGTGCCCGACGCCGCCGCCGCGGAGCTGGCCCGGCTCGGCGACGCCGACCTCGCTCTGCTGCGCGCCGGCTATCCCTTCGCCCGGCACTACGCGCTCCGGTCCGACCGCACGCCGGTCACCGCGTACCGGGCGGTCGGCGGAACCTGGCCGGACAGTCCGACCGCCCGCCTGCTCGCCGGGGCCCTCGACGTCGACCACGTGCTGGGCGTCCCGCTGCCGGGCAGCGCCGCCCCGATCACCGGCTGCCTGGTCTACCGCGCCGGAACGGACTTCACGGACGACCACCTGATGATGGCCGAGCGGGCGCAGCCGCTGCTGGCCGCCGTCGAGCGGCAGCGGCAGTTGCTCCAGGAATGGCGGCGGGCGCTCGGTGCGGCCGGGGCGCCGGACCAGCGCGCGGCGGACTGCGCGCTGACCCCGCGCGAGACGTCCGTCCTGCTGCTGCTCACCGACGCGCTGAAGGCCGACGCCATCGGCCGTCGCCTCGGCATCTCGGTGCGCACGGTGCACAAGCACGTCGAGAACATCTACCGGAAGCTCGGCACCCGCGACCGCGTCGGCACCGTGCTGCGCGCCCAGCGACTCGGCCTGGTGCCGGCGCCCCGGCCACCCGCGTCCGCCCGAACCCGCTCCACGTGA
- a CDS encoding DUF5997 family protein — protein MKSQQSTQTMKPATAAKKLGVYLPATPASFQEGVVSRADLNELQANPPEWLRELRSNGPHPRPVVAAKLGVSIAGLARGGVTEALTTEQIEALKQEQPEWLEKERATQAEVRKEAARIKNLKQEKESGAERG, from the coding sequence ATGAAGTCGCAGCAGAGCACCCAGACGATGAAGCCCGCGACCGCGGCGAAGAAGCTGGGTGTGTACCTCCCCGCCACCCCCGCCTCCTTCCAGGAGGGCGTGGTCTCGCGTGCCGACCTGAACGAGCTCCAGGCCAACCCGCCGGAGTGGCTGCGCGAGCTGCGGAGCAACGGTCCTCACCCGCGTCCGGTGGTCGCCGCCAAGCTGGGCGTGTCCATTGCGGGCCTGGCGCGCGGCGGGGTCACCGAGGCGCTCACCACCGAGCAGATCGAGGCGCTCAAGCAGGAGCAGCCCGAGTGGCTGGAGAAGGAGCGCGCCACCCAGGCCGAGGTCCGCAAGGAGGCCGCGCGGATCAAGAACCTGAAGCAGGAGAAGGAGAGCGGCGCCGAGCGCGGCTGA
- a CDS encoding LysR family substrate-binding domain-containing protein has protein sequence MTGSEESPSFRLAYVPGVTPAKWVKVWNERRPDIPLTLVQVPAAEAPGALRAGEADAGLVRLPVDRTYFSAIPLYTETSVVVVPKDHVITAVDEVTLADLADEVLFHPLDDLFDWDAPPGEPAFERPATTADAIELVAAGVGLLIVPQSLARLHHRRDVTYRPVADAPQSGVALSWPEDATTDLVEDFIGIVRGRTVNSTRGRTTATPPADRTRKGSEQGGSRQTPAAKARAKPAGGARARTGAGKPAKAAKRGKPRRRS, from the coding sequence GTGACAGGCTCGGAGGAATCACCGTCGTTCCGGCTCGCTTACGTTCCCGGAGTGACGCCCGCCAAGTGGGTGAAGGTCTGGAACGAGCGCCGGCCCGACATCCCGCTCACCCTCGTCCAGGTTCCGGCCGCCGAGGCGCCCGGGGCACTGCGCGCGGGCGAGGCCGACGCGGGGCTGGTCCGGCTGCCCGTCGACCGTACGTACTTCAGCGCGATCCCGCTGTACACCGAGACCTCCGTGGTCGTCGTCCCCAAGGATCACGTGATCACGGCGGTGGACGAGGTGACCCTGGCCGACCTCGCCGACGAGGTGCTCTTCCATCCCCTGGACGACCTCTTCGACTGGGACGCCCCGCCGGGCGAACCGGCCTTCGAGCGGCCCGCCACGACCGCGGACGCGATCGAGCTGGTCGCGGCCGGCGTCGGCCTCCTGATCGTCCCGCAGTCCCTGGCCCGCCTCCACCACCGCCGGGACGTGACCTACCGTCCCGTCGCCGACGCGCCGCAGTCAGGTGTCGCCCTGTCCTGGCCGGAGGACGCCACCACCGACCTGGTGGAGGACTTCATCGGCATCGTCCGCGGCCGCACGGTCAACAGCACCCGGGGACGTACGACGGCGACCCCTCCGGCCGACCGGACGCGCAAGGGGTCCGAACAGGGCGGCAGCCGGCAGACCCCCGCGGCGAAGGCGCGGGCCAAGCCGGCGGGCGGCGCACGCGCCCGCACGGGCGCCGGCAAGCCGGCCAAGGCCGCCAAACGGGGGAAGCCGCGCCGCAGGTCCTGA